In Nitrospirota bacterium, the sequence TTTTGCACACAAAATCAACATGCTGTCAGTCAGGTAATAAATGAGCGCTGATAAATCCTTAAAACCTCAGCGTCTTACTGTGGACTTTACTGTTAAGGCGCTCCTAACTCAGCATATAATCAGCAAAGAGCAAGCTCAGACAATCTCCAAAGAGTATGAAATACGGCGGATGAGTCTCCAAAAAGTTCTTGACTCTGCTTTGGCAAGAAAATCCGGCAGCATACGAGAGATAGTCTCCCCTGCTGAGGTTATTGCCTCATACGAGCTTGAACTACTGGAAAGCCCCGGAAAACTGATTAATGAAGACATTATAACGGAGGCATTAGCTAAAGAAATCAAAATGCCTTACAAAAAGCTTGACCCCCTGAAACTTGACCTTGCAGTTGTAACCGGACATGTGCCCCGCCCATTTGCACTTAAATACACTCTGACCCCTATTGAGGAAACCGGAGACTCTGTTGTCATAGCTGTGGCTGATCCTTTTAACATGGAGGGGATAGACAGTTTAAAGCAGTTAAAAAAAATAAAACCTCAGCTAGTGCTGAGTTCCCGCACGGATATAATTAAAATAGTGCGGGAGTTTTTCGGGTTTCATTCATCGATAGCCGCAGCAAATGCCCAACTGAAACCGACCACTGATTTAGGCAACCTTGAGCAGTATGTTAAGATGAAAGGACATGGCGAAATAGAAGTGACTGATTCGCATGTGATTAACGCCGTTGAATATCTGATGCAGTATGCCTTTGATCAGAGGGCAAGCGATATACACATTGAACCCAAGCGGGATAAGTCAGTGGTGAGACTCCGCATAGACGGAGTTATGCACTATGTACACTCTATGCCAAAACCAGTTCATGCTCCTGTGACCTCCCGTCTTAAGATGATGTCAAGGATGGATATAACGGAACGCCGCCGCCCGCAAGACGGCAGAATTAAAACAACCTATAAAAACAAAGAGCTTGAACTCAGAGTTTCCACTCTCCCTGTGGCTTTTGGAGAGAAAATCGTAATAAGAATTTTTGACCCTGATGTGCTTATGCAAACTGTGGAAAATTTGGGTTTTTACCCGCGGGAGTATCAGCAGTTTAGTTCATTTCTGAACAGGCCTAACGGTATAATTATGGTAACAGGGCCAACAGGAAGCGGTAAGACCACCACCCTGTACTCCTCACTGAGGGCGTTGTCCTCACCGGAGGTTAACATCATAACCATAGAGGATCCGATAGAGATGGTTATTGAGGATTTTAACCAGGTGGGAGTGCAGGCAGGTATTGGGGTTACGTTTGCAAACATTTTACGCACTGTGCTTAGACAAGATCCGGACATTATAATGGTCGGTGAGATTAGAGATAAAGAGACCGCAGAAAATGCCATCCAGTCAGCTCTCACTGGCCATCTCGTACTTTCCACCCTTCACACAAACGATGCGCCATCAACAATAACCCGTCTGCTTGATTTAGGAATTCAGGCGTTTCTAATTTCTTCGACAATTATAGGTGTAGTTGCACAACGGCTTGTGCGGAAAATCTGTCCGCACTGCAAACAGGAAAGAAAGATGATTCCAGATGAGATAGACTACCTTCAACTTAAACCCGGCAGTTACGTGGTGCACTACGGCGAGGGCTGTATCGAGTGCCGGGGGACCGGATATAGGGGGCGGACTGCTATATTTGAAATCATGGAATTAACCGAGAGGTTTAAGAGGCTTCTGACTCCCAATGCAGATGCCGCAGATCTTTACAAAGCGGCAAGGGCAGACGGAATGGTGACACTGAGGGAGTCAGCAATAAGAAAAATGCTTGACGGAATTACAACCTACGAGGAGGTTGTTTCAATGACCGGTTGATGCTTTTCGTTTACCGCGTCCTTCTATCCCGTTATACCCATAGTGTATTTCCACATCTTCAAGTTCTGCCACTTTAAAGAGTGCCCTTACCTCATCTATGTTAAGCGGGTTATCGTAGGCAGCCGAGAGAAAGTCAAAGGTATCTAAAAGCGCCCACTCCTTTAATACCTTCTCACTGAGATCATATACCCCCCTGTAGTCAGCCATGCTAAAGATAAGACTAAGTTTTCTGCTGCTTATTCCGGTTAACTTGTGAAACAGACCGGTTATCGGATACAGAAAATTCACGTACTTTTCACATAACCTGTACAAGGCTTCAGGTGAGAGGCGTGTAGTAACAGGCCGGATGTAGTACTTTGTCATTAAAAGGTCTTTGTACCACTTGTTAAACTTACAGTAAACATCAATTGTCAGACGGCCTCCGGGCTTTAAAAATGGCGGCAGGGAAAGAAACGCACCTCTTACATCCGGAGTGTGTTGAAGAACTCCTATGCACAGCAACTTGTCAAAGAAATCCCTCCTAACAGGAAGTTTATATATATCTCCTTGTACTATGAGGAGGTTTTCGTTATCACCGTGAGCGGCATAATTGGCCTCAACAGCATTACTGTAATCAATTGACACTATAAAGGCTCCTGTTTGAAGCGCTATCTCTGTGTAACGTCCGGCCCCCGAACCAATCTCCAGAATGGTCTCATTTTGGAGATTTCTCTCCCACTTTGTCTCATTAAAAAACCTCTCCTCAGTTATCTTAAGCCCTGTATAGGAATCCAAAAGTGTCTTTGGATGCTTATTCCATTCAAAGCCAAAACTTGCGGCATAGTTATTAATTGGAACAAAGCGCGGTATAAATCTAATTATCTGGTACACTTCTGTGCAGCCAGTGCACAGAAGTGTACCCTCTTTAATTTTATCTCCAACACTTTCATCCACCTGATGGATGCCAAGCCGTCCCCTGCAGTGAGGACAACGTAAATACTCTAAATGTGCTTTTCTCACAAACTCAAAACTCCCTCTTCCGTTACTATACCAACTTGCCTTTCATTATATAGCCTTGCGTATTCTAAGCATAACCTTACAGCTACGGTCTGGCCGGAGCTCCTTAATGTCCACTGCTGAAAGGCGGCTTAGTAGTATTTGTGTTTCCGCTAAGCCCAGAAGTATTTATGTTTCCGCCCTGTCCAGAAGTATTTGTGCTTCCGCCCGGCCCAGAAGTATTTGTGCTTCCGCCCGGCCCAGAAGTATTTGTGCTTCCGCCCGGCCCAGAAGTATTTGTGCTTCCGCCCGGCCCTGGAGCATTCGAACTTCTGCCTGGTCCTGGAGCATTAGGATTTCTACCTGGTCCTGGGGCGTTGGGATTTCTGCCCGGTCCTGGGGCATTAGGATTTCTGCCCGGCCCTGGTGCGTTCGGATTTCTGCCTGGCCCCAGAGCATTCGGATTTCTGCCCGGCCCTGGTGCGTTCGGATTTCTGCCTGGCCCCAGAGCATTCGGATTTCTGCCTGGTCCTGGGGCGTTGGGATTTCTACCCGGCCCGTGAACATTCGGATTTCTGCCCGGCGGGGGATTCGGATTTCTACCCGGCCCATGAACATGGGGATTTCTGCCTGGCGGAGGATTTGGATTTCTACCCGGCGCATGAGCACTTGGGGCTCTGTGAGGTGGGGCATTTGGGGCTTTAGGAGGCCTTTCAGCAACCAACACACCATTACTTTTGCCGGTAAGGGCATCTTGTAATGAGACAGGTGACACGCCAATGACAACAAACTCATTGGACACGTCGGTAGAATAATAAATAGCATCCGCCGTGTATTTATCGCCTGAGGAATTGTTAACGTTGGCAGAGGCGGCTACTGAATAAAACACAATAACGCACAACACACAAAAACACAAAATAAATCTCTTCATACTCTTACCCCCCTTGTTAAGATTAACTAATTAGTACTCTAAGCAATTTTTAAGAACTCTGTCAATACGTTTTACTTTACCACGAATCCACCATCAAAATAAATCGTAATGTCAATTTTAGGAATTTTAAGAATTTTAGAGATCAGTTGTGAGTATATAGAGTTTTACGCAGTAGTTTTCATACTCCCCAACAATACATACACCTTCTAAAAACCCGCAGGCAAACTCTATATCCCTTACGCAATCTCCTCCCATAAGGTTTAACATTATCAACGAAAACAATATCTCCCTATCCGTCCACCACTGTTTACCAATACATATTTTCAGATTCTTATCTATTAATTTTAACAGCCCCGATGACTCTGCCAAATCCATATACAACGGTAACCCTCCTAAAATTGACATTACGATTTATTTTGATGGTGGATTCGGGTTAGTTTCAAAAAGATAACTTTTTTGTCAACATTCTGTTTTCAAGAAGTAACGGGGTCAACGTCAATATCAACGCTGATATGTTTGTTAAGTATGATTTTGCTTAGTACTCTGCTTACAGCGCCGCTGTCTTTAGCTTTAATCAGAGCCTCAACGCTGTGTTTATAGCCCTCTTTGACAGTATCTTTATTAACAGGGCCCAGCACCTCTGCCTCATCGGACAGAAACAGTGCGGCTGGAGGCATAACGTCATTAAAGTGGACGTCTATCTTCACCAACTTGCCATAGGGAGGGTAATGAAGCTGCTTTCTTTTATTTATTTCAGAATTTATGAAACTCTCATAGTCGTTGCGCCTCAGGAATCGGTAAATGTCCTTATCTGCTATAGAGGTTTGAATAATTAAGCGTCCTTTGGGTGAAATCATTTCTGTCAGAACGGAAACATCCTGATACAGGCGTTCAGAGGCCATGTAGTCAGGAAAACTAAAATACACGTCAGGATTTGCAACCACTATGAGGTCAAAGTGCTCTCTGAAAAACAATCGCCTGAGTAATATTTTTGTGCCGACAACTATAGGTACCTTTTTTGCGGCTATTAATAGTTTTTCCAGTTCTTTTGGGGTTTTTGCACAATCTGAGTCCACCCTAAGCGGCTGCACCTCAGTGTTTTTTGTGATGAACTCCTCTATTTTCTGTGTACCTGACCCAACCTGTCTTAAATCCACTCCCTTACACCTTGGACAAACGTCTTTGATTTTGCCCTCATGCTTACACCTGTGGCAGAGCATGGTTTTTTTGTCATGTAAACCCAGCGGCGTCTTACACCTCGGACACTCATCTATGAGTCCGCACTCGGCACACACCACGATGGAATGTCCACGCCTGTTAATAAAAATCAGGATTTTGTGTTGTTTTTTAAGAACAGTTTTTATTGTTGAAACAACTCTGTCTGAAAGTGTCTGGCGGGTTTGCACTACGGATACCGCCGGAGGGTTAGTATCGCTTTTAATCTCAAGGTATTTGTATTTCCCTGTACCGGCATTATGATAAGAGGTACCGGATGGGGTCTTAGACATAAGAATAACCGGGATGTTTTCCATGTACGCTCGCATTATTGCCACATCCCTTGCATTATACCGGGGGGTTGAAATCTGCTTATAATACGCGCTCTGTTCCTCAAGAACAATAATCAGAGATGGTTTTCTTATCGGACAGAGGGCTGCAGTCATTGTGCCGATAACTTTTGAGGCAGTTCCATCTATCAGTTGCTGATAAGTGTCACGTTTTTGCGCAGTGGTAAGATCGCTGTTAATACAGACAGTGCCTGTAGTATCAGTGTTGTTTACCATATCGAAAAGGATTTCAGAATCAGTTTTCCCAGGACTTAAGATAATGGCAGAGGGTACCTCCTCCAGTAGTCTGGCAGCATATGAAAGTTCGTACAAAAAATCTGGTATTTTTATTAATATACAGCAATAGCACTTTTGCTTAACCATATCAACTGCCGCCGATAACTCACTGTCTTTTATATTTATCGGTCTGTAGAGGGGATTTGTTCTTTTAGGCTTGCTTTTGCGTTTAGTTACCGATTTATTGAATAACACATCCGGTAGCACAGCAGAGAGGAC encodes:
- the priA gene encoding primosomal protein N', encoding MRLIDVIFALNLQPLTYLCPDELSEKAVPGMLVTAPIRNKTKTGIILGNSFYKNENEKTLKSIISLESESPILTPSHLKLIEWVSSYYFSSTGLVLSAVLPDVLFNKSVTKRKSKPKRTNPLYRPINIKDSELSAAVDMVKQKCYCCILIKIPDFLYELSYAARLLEEVPSAIILSPGKTDSEILFDMVNNTDTTGTVCINSDLTTAQKRDTYQQLIDGTASKVIGTMTAALCPIRKPSLIIVLEEQSAYYKQISTPRYNARDVAIMRAYMENIPVILMSKTPSGTSYHNAGTGKYKYLEIKSDTNPPAVSVVQTRQTLSDRVVSTIKTVLKKQHKILIFINRRGHSIVVCAECGLIDECPRCKTPLGLHDKKTMLCHRCKHEGKIKDVCPRCKGVDLRQVGSGTQKIEEFITKNTEVQPLRVDSDCAKTPKELEKLLIAAKKVPIVVGTKILLRRLFFREHFDLIVVANPDVYFSFPDYMASERLYQDVSVLTEMISPKGRLIIQTSIADKDIYRFLRRNDYESFINSEINKRKQLHYPPYGKLVKIDVHFNDVMPPAALFLSDEAEVLGPVNKDTVKEGYKHSVEALIKAKDSGAVSRVLSKIILNKHISVDIDVDPVTS
- a CDS encoding type II/IV secretion system protein; protein product: MSADKSLKPQRLTVDFTVKALLTQHIISKEQAQTISKEYEIRRMSLQKVLDSALARKSGSIREIVSPAEVIASYELELLESPGKLINEDIITEALAKEIKMPYKKLDPLKLDLAVVTGHVPRPFALKYTLTPIEETGDSVVIAVADPFNMEGIDSLKQLKKIKPQLVLSSRTDIIKIVREFFGFHSSIAAANAQLKPTTDLGNLEQYVKMKGHGEIEVTDSHVINAVEYLMQYAFDQRASDIHIEPKRDKSVVRLRIDGVMHYVHSMPKPVHAPVTSRLKMMSRMDITERRRPQDGRIKTTYKNKELELRVSTLPVAFGEKIVIRIFDPDVLMQTVENLGFYPREYQQFSSFLNRPNGIIMVTGPTGSGKTTTLYSSLRALSSPEVNIITIEDPIEMVIEDFNQVGVQAGIGVTFANILRTVLRQDPDIIMVGEIRDKETAENAIQSALTGHLVLSTLHTNDAPSTITRLLDLGIQAFLISSTIIGVVAQRLVRKICPHCKQERKMIPDEIDYLQLKPGSYVVHYGEGCIECRGTGYRGRTAIFEIMELTERFKRLLTPNADAADLYKAARADGMVTLRESAIRKMLDGITTYEEVVSMTG
- a CDS encoding methyltransferase domain-containing protein, whose amino-acid sequence is MRKAHLEYLRCPHCRGRLGIHQVDESVGDKIKEGTLLCTGCTEVYQIIRFIPRFVPINNYAASFGFEWNKHPKTLLDSYTGLKITEERFFNETKWERNLQNETILEIGSGAGRYTEIALQTGAFIVSIDYSNAVEANYAAHGDNENLLIVQGDIYKLPVRRDFFDKLLCIGVLQHTPDVRGAFLSLPPFLKPGGRLTIDVYCKFNKWYKDLLMTKYYIRPVTTRLSPEALYRLCEKYVNFLYPITGLFHKLTGISSRKLSLIFSMADYRGVYDLSEKVLKEWALLDTFDFLSAAYDNPLNIDEVRALFKVAELEDVEIHYGYNGIEGRGKRKASTGH